Proteins co-encoded in one Dama dama isolate Ldn47 chromosome 2, ASM3311817v1, whole genome shotgun sequence genomic window:
- the AIP gene encoding AH receptor-interacting protein isoform X1, translating to MADIIARLREDGIQKRVIQEGRGALPDFQDGTKATFHYRTLRSDEEGAVLDDSRVRGKPMELIIGKKFKLPVWETIVRTMREGEIAQFCCDVKHVVLYPLVAKSLRNIAAGKDPLEGQRHCCGIAQMHEHNSLGHADLDALQQNPQPLLFDIEMLKVENPGTYQQDPWAMTDEEKAKAVPVIHQEGNRLYREGHVKEAAAKYYDAIACLKNLQMKEQPGSPDWIQLDQQITPLLLNYCQCKLVAKEYYEVLDHCSSILNKYDDNVKAYFKRGKAHAAVWNAQEAQADFAKVLQLDPALAPVVSRELRALEARIRQKDEEDKARFRGIFSH from the exons ATGGCGGATATCATCGCAAGACTCCGGGAGGACGGGATCCAAAAGCGTGTGATACAGGAGGGCCGAGGAGCGCTCCCTGACTTTCAGGATGGAACCAAG GCCACGTTCCACTACCGCACTCTGCGCAGTGACGAGGAGGGCGCCGTGCTGGACGACAGCCGGGTGCGTGGCAAGCCCATGGAGCTCATCATCGGCAAGAAGTTCAAGCTGCCTGTGTGGGAGACCATTGTGCGCACCATGCGGGAGGGGGAGATTGCCCAGTTCTGCTGCGATGTCAAG CACGTGGTGCTGTACCCACTGGTGGCCAAGAGTCTACGCAACATCGCAGCCGGCAAGGACCCGCTGGAGGGCCAGCGCCACTGCTGTGGCATCGCCCAGATGCATGAGCACAACTCCCTGGGCCACGCCGACCTGGACGCCCTGCAGCAGAACCCCCAGCCTCTCCTCTTCGACATCGAGATGCTGAAG GTGGAGAACCCTGGCACGTACCAGCAGGACCCGTGGGCAATGACGGATGAGGAGAAGGCAAAGGCGGTGCCGGTCATCCACCAGGAGGGTAACCGGTTGTACCGTGAGGGCCACGTGAAGGAGGCCGCTGCCAAGTACTATGACGCCATCGCCTGCCTCAAGAACCTTCAGATGAAG GAACAGCCTGGGTCCCCCGACTGGATCCAGCTGGATCAGCAGATCACCCCACTGCTGCTCAACTACTGTCAGTGCAAGCTGGTGGCCAAAGAGTATTACGAAGTGCTGGATCACTGCTCCTCCATCCTCAATAAGTATGATG ACAATGTCAAGGCCTACTTCAAGCGTGGCAAGGCCCACGCGGCGGTGTGGAACGCCCAGGAGGCCCAGGCTGACTTTGCCAAGGTGTTGCAGCTGGACCCGGCCCTGGCGCCTGTGGTGAGCCGCGAGCTGCGGGCCCTGGAGGCGCGGATCCGCCAGAAGGACGAGGAGGACAAGGCCCGCTTCCGGGGCATCTTCTCCCACTGA
- the AIP gene encoding AH receptor-interacting protein isoform X2, translated as MADIIARLREDGIQKRVIQEGRGALPDFQDGTKATFHYRTLRSDEEGAVLDDSRVRGKPMELIIGKKFKLPVWETIVRTMREGEIAQFCCDVKHVVLYPLVAKSLRNIAAGKDPLEGQRHCCGIAQMHEHNSLGHADLDALQQNPQPLLFDIEMLKVENPGTYQQDPWAMTDEEKAKAVPVIHQEGNRLYREGHVKEAAAKYYDAIACLKNLQMKEQPGSPDWIQLDQQITPLLLNYCQCKLVAKEYYEVLDHCSSILNKQCQGLLQAWQGPRGGVERPGGPG; from the exons ATGGCGGATATCATCGCAAGACTCCGGGAGGACGGGATCCAAAAGCGTGTGATACAGGAGGGCCGAGGAGCGCTCCCTGACTTTCAGGATGGAACCAAG GCCACGTTCCACTACCGCACTCTGCGCAGTGACGAGGAGGGCGCCGTGCTGGACGACAGCCGGGTGCGTGGCAAGCCCATGGAGCTCATCATCGGCAAGAAGTTCAAGCTGCCTGTGTGGGAGACCATTGTGCGCACCATGCGGGAGGGGGAGATTGCCCAGTTCTGCTGCGATGTCAAG CACGTGGTGCTGTACCCACTGGTGGCCAAGAGTCTACGCAACATCGCAGCCGGCAAGGACCCGCTGGAGGGCCAGCGCCACTGCTGTGGCATCGCCCAGATGCATGAGCACAACTCCCTGGGCCACGCCGACCTGGACGCCCTGCAGCAGAACCCCCAGCCTCTCCTCTTCGACATCGAGATGCTGAAG GTGGAGAACCCTGGCACGTACCAGCAGGACCCGTGGGCAATGACGGATGAGGAGAAGGCAAAGGCGGTGCCGGTCATCCACCAGGAGGGTAACCGGTTGTACCGTGAGGGCCACGTGAAGGAGGCCGCTGCCAAGTACTATGACGCCATCGCCTGCCTCAAGAACCTTCAGATGAAG GAACAGCCTGGGTCCCCCGACTGGATCCAGCTGGATCAGCAGATCACCCCACTGCTGCTCAACTACTGTCAGTGCAAGCTGGTGGCCAAAGAGTATTACGAAGTGCTGGATCACTGCTCCTCCATCCTCAATAA ACAATGTCAAGGCCTACTTCAAGCGTGGCAAGGCCCACGCGGCGGTGTGGAACGCCCAGGAGGCCCAGGCTGA